The Marinilongibacter aquaticus genome has a window encoding:
- a CDS encoding (2Fe-2S)-binding protein, producing MATYTLKINGKLQKVDVDGQTPMLWVLRDHLNLVGTKYGCGIAQCGACTVHLDGMAIRSCQYPVSAVGEQEITTIEGLSESGDHPVQEAWLEHDVPQCGYCQSGQIMTAAALLKENPSPTEEEIESAMSGNICRCGTYLRIREAVKTASKK from the coding sequence ATGGCAACATATACTCTGAAAATTAATGGTAAGCTACAAAAAGTAGACGTGGATGGGCAAACACCCATGTTGTGGGTGCTCCGTGATCATTTGAACTTGGTCGGTACAAAATACGGCTGCGGGATTGCACAATGCGGAGCCTGTACGGTGCATTTGGATGGCATGGCGATTCGCTCTTGTCAATATCCTGTTTCGGCTGTGGGGGAGCAAGAAATCACGACAATCGAAGGGCTTTCTGAAAGTGGCGACCATCCGGTGCAAGAGGCTTGGCTCGAACACGATGTGCCGCAATGCGGATACTGTCAGTCGGGCCAAATCATGACGGCCGCAGCTCTTTTGAAAGAGAATCCCAGCCCTACAGAAGAAGAAATCGAATCGGCAATGAGCGGAAACATCTGCCGTTGCGGCACCTATTTACGTATCCGTGAAGCTGTAAAAACAGCGTCCAAAAAGTAA